Below is a genomic region from Halobacterium sp. CBA1132.
GTTCGAGCGCGCAGGCACCGCTGCGGTCCCGCGAGCGGACGGCCACGTACAGCCGCTGCACGCGGTCTACGACCGGCACGCGGCGCGGTTCGCCTGCGACCGGACACTCGCAAATGGGTCCCGTCGGGTGGCCGATGCGCTCGCGCGCCTCGACCCAGTGGTGGTCGACGTCGAGTCGACGGCACCGTTCACGAATGTCAATACGAGAAGAGATTTAGTGGGCGTTCGTGACTCTATCCTCGGGTAGCTGGCAAGTATATCTGTATAAGGTCCTTTAACTTCTGACGTTCGTCTGCATATACGTATTGTAATGGCCGAATTTCAACGCTGAACTTTATTACTTAGACGTGAGTCTCGTTTATCTGTATCAGACACGACGGTCGTCCGGGTATTTCCGGAAAATAAGCACGAACACAAACCACGATGGCGCACAAGAAAGAGGAGTGGAAGGACGAGCAGTACGGTGACGAAGTCAGAGAGCAACTCGAAGCGTTCGCCGAGCGCGGGTGGGACGCGATTCCCGAGGAGGAACACGACAAGTGGTTCTCCCGGTTCAAGTTCTGGGGCGTCTTCCACCAGCGCGGCGGGCAGGAGAGCTACTTCATGATGCGTCTGACCAACTGCGGCGGCGTCCTCGAACCCGACCAACTGCGGGCCATCGGCGAGGTCGCTCGCGACTACGCGCACGGGCCCGCCGAGAACCCCGAGTTCGGCAACGGCTGGCTCGACTTCACGACGCGCCAGTCCATCCAACTGCACTGGCTGAAACTCGAAGACATCCCCGAAATCTGGGAGAAGCTCGAATCGGTCGGCGTCTCCTCGCGCTCGGCGGGCGGCGACACGATGCGCAACATCTCCGGGTGTCCGGTCGCCGGGAAGGCCGACGAGTACGTCGAGAGCCGCGACCTCCTCGACGAGATTCAGGAGGGCATTCGCGGGGACGACGACCTCGCGAACATGCCCCGGAAGTTCAACATCTCGGTGACGGGCTGCCGGCAGGGCTGCGCGCAGGACGCGCTCAACGACATCGGCCTCGAACCCGCGCACAAGCTAATCGACACCGATGAGCAGAGCTCATCGAGCAACCGGGAATCGGAGATTCCCGGTGACGGCGAGGAGGTTCGCGGGTTCAACGTCCGCGTCGGCGGCGGCCTCGGCGGCCGCGAACCGCGCCGCGCTCGCCCGCTCGACCTCTTCGTGACGCGCGAGCAGGCCTACGACACGGTGCGCGCGTTCGTCGAACTGTACCACGAGGAGGGCAACCGCGAGAACCGCTCGAAGAACCGCGGGCGCTTCTTCGTCGACGACTGGGGCACCGACGAGATTCGGGACGCGCTCGACGACCGCCTCGACTTCGAGTTCGAGTCGGCGGGCACGGACTTCCGCGGCGAGTACACGTACAACGCCGGCAAGCCAAGCGAGCGCGGCGCCCACGACCACGTCGGCGTCTACGACCAGAAGGACGGGAAGAACTACGTCGGCCTCAACGTCGCGCTCGGTCGGCTGCGCGCCGACGAAGCCATCGAACTCGCGGACCTCGCCGACGAGTACGGCAGCGGCGAAGTCCGGCTGACGCGCCGGCAAAACCCAATCGTCACGGACGTGCCCGACGACGCGCTCGACGACTTACTCGCGGAGCCGCTGCTGGGCAAACACGAGCCCGAACCCAACCCCTTCGAGCAGGGCGCGATGGCGTGTACGGGCACGGAGTTCTGCTCGCTCGCGCTCACGGAGACGAAAGCGCGGATGGCGCGCTTGCTGCGCTGGCTCGGTGACAACGTCGAGGTGCCAGACGACGTCGACCGCATCAAGATGCACTTCTCGGGC
It encodes:
- a CDS encoding nitrite/sulfite reductase; this translates as MAHKKEEWKDEQYGDEVREQLEAFAERGWDAIPEEEHDKWFSRFKFWGVFHQRGGQESYFMMRLTNCGGVLEPDQLRAIGEVARDYAHGPAENPEFGNGWLDFTTRQSIQLHWLKLEDIPEIWEKLESVGVSSRSAGGDTMRNISGCPVAGKADEYVESRDLLDEIQEGIRGDDDLANMPRKFNISVTGCRQGCAQDALNDIGLEPAHKLIDTDEQSSSSNRESEIPGDGEEVRGFNVRVGGGLGGREPRRARPLDLFVTREQAYDTVRAFVELYHEEGNRENRSKNRGRFFVDDWGTDEIRDALDDRLDFEFESAGTDFRGEYTYNAGKPSERGAHDHVGVYDQKDGKNYVGLNVALGRLRADEAIELADLADEYGSGEVRLTRRQNPIVTDVPDDALDDLLAEPLLGKHEPEPNPFEQGAMACTGTEFCSLALTETKARMARLLRWLGDNVEVPDDVDRIKMHFSGCTADCGQAMTADIGLQGMRARKDGEMVEAVDVGVGGGVGEEPTFIDWVRQRVPADELPGMIANLVRAYAALREDGQTFREWVEATGHETIVELAEPEEVEGYTDPCLYDAKQSWYPFEDGDSPAPTAADGTPLATESDD